From Gammaproteobacteria bacterium:
AAAGGCCTCCGGTATGGCGAGAACCCCCACCAGCAGGCCGCACTGTACCGACAGGCAGGAGCAGACGGCTGGGTTTTCGACGCTCGCCAGCTCCAAGGCAAGGACCTGTCGTTCAACAACTACGCAGACGCAGAATCGACATGGCGCCTCGCGAACCGGATCGGCCATCCAGGATGCGTGGTGGTCAAACATCTGAACCCGTGCGGTGTCGCACAACGCTCCTCTGTCCACGAGGCGTTTGTCGCCGCAAGAGATTGCGATCCGCTCTCGGCGTTCGGCGGTGTCGTGGCGGTCAACGAGGCCCTCGACGCGGACACAGCATCGGAAATGGCCAAGATGTTCCTCGAAGTCATCATCTGCCCGGCCATTACCGATGATGCTGCGGCAATCCTCGCCAAGAAGAAGAACCTGCGTGTCCTCATCGCCCGTCCTCCCGAGCAACCAGTGCTCGACGTGAGAATGATCGGTGGCGGGGCGCTCGTTCAAGAGGCGGACCGCCAGGAGATCGGTGAGTGGACGACGGTCTCCGAAGCGAAGCCCACCTCCGAGCAGATCACTCAACTTCAGCTCGCATGGACGGTCGGAGCGCACTGCAAGTCGAACAGCATTGTCATCGTGCAAGATCGCGCAGCCGTCGGCATCGGCGTCGGCGACCAGAGCCGCGTCGGGGCCGCCAAACGAGCGGTCGATCAGGCCGGTGATCGACTCGAAGGCGCCGTCGCCGCCAGCGAAGCGCTCATCCCGTTCCGGGACGGTCTCGACACGCTCGCGGACGCCGGGGTCGTCGCTCTCGTGGAAACCGGCGGCTCGGTGAACGATCAGGAAGTCATCGATGCGGCCGACGAGCACAGGATGGTATTGATGTTCACCGGCCGGAGACACT
This genomic window contains:
- the purH gene encoding bifunctional phosphoribosylaminoimidazolecarboxamide formyltransferase/IMP cyclohydrolase, with product MTERIPIRRALISVSDKTGLDRLGPALADAGVQVVASGGTRKALIELGVAAIAVSELTGSPEMLDGRVKTLHPKIHGALLADTDNPDHVRDLEAGGIMPIDLLVANLYPFAETVASGKGEHEIIENIDIGGPAMIRAAAKNHGRVAVVTDPSDYGFIIDSLKQGGTTRADRRRLATGAFAHTGRYDALIHAWLTGEGMGEHLLIALDRVKGLRYGENPHQQAALYRQAGADGWVFDARQLQGKDLSFNNYADAESTWRLANRIGHPGCVVVKHLNPCGVAQRSSVHEAFVAARDCDPLSAFGGVVAVNEALDADTASEMAKMFLEVIICPAITDDAAAILAKKKNLRVLIARPPEQPVLDVRMIGGGALVQEADRQEIGEWTTVSEAKPTSEQITQLQLAWTVGAHCKSNSIVIVQDRAAVGIGVGDQSRVGAAKRAVDQAGDRLEGAVAASEALIPFRDGLDTLADAGVVALVETGGSVNDQEVIDAADEHRMVLMFTGRRHFRH